GGTCGCCCGCCGGCTCCTTGCTCTGCTTGTCCTTGACGAACTCCAGGCCCATGACCAGGCCCTTGCCACGGGCATCGCCGCAGACGTCGAACTTCTCTACCATCTGCTGCAGCCGCCCCAGCATGTACGCGCCGACCGTGCGGCAGTTCTCCAGCAGGTTCTCTTCCGCGATGATGTCGAGCACCGCCACGGCCGCCGCGCAGGAGACGGGGTTGCCGCCGCTGGTGGACGACATCTCCCCGACGCCCTCCAGCAGCCCGCTCTCGAACATCGTCGCCGCCGTCGGGATGCCGCTGCCGATGCCCTTGCCCAGGCACAGGATGTTCGGGCTGAGGCCCTCGTGCTCGATGCAGTACATTTGCCCGGTGCGGCCGAACGACGCCTGCACTTCGTCCACGATGAACAGCACCTCATGGGCGCGGCACCATTCCTGCACGCGCGTCAGCCAGCCGTCGGGCGGAAAGATGAAGCCCGCGCCGCCCTGGTAGGGCTCCAGGATGAGCGCCGCGACATCGCCGGTGGACTCGGTGGCGACGATATGGTCGAGCCACGTAGCGCAGAAGTGGTCGCACTTGTCGCAGGTCATGCCGAACGGGCAGCGATAGCAGTAGGCATACGGCGAGTACAGCGTGCCGGGCATGAGCGGGCCCCACTGCTTCTTGGTGCCCTGCTTGCCGGCCATGCTCATGGCGCCCCAGGTGCGACCATGGAAGCCGCCCCAGAAGGAGATCATCTCGTGCCGGCCGGTGGCGCGCTTGGCCACGCGCATGGCGGCCTCGGTCGCCTCCGAGCCGGTGGTCAGCAAGAAGGCGCTGTCGAGGTTCCTGGCGCAGGCGGGCATGGACTCGACCAGACGCTTGGCCAACTCCGAACGCACCGGGGTGCGGTAGTCATACGGGCACATGAGCCGAGCGACCTGATCCTGGATCGCCTTGACGTGCTTGGGGTGGCAGTGGCCGATGTTGGTCACCAGCACGCCAGACGTCCAGTCAATGTACTCATTGCCGTCCACATCGCGCACGATGCAGCCCTCGGCGCTGTCCCAGACGATGGGCGACTGGCCGGAAGTGCATCCTTTCTCGTATTGCTCGGACATCTGCAGGAATGCGGCCGACTGCGGGCCGGGGATGTTGTACTTGGACATGGGAGAAGACCTCGCTGAGCGTTGGATCGTTGAACCGCTGAGTGCGGGTAGGTGACAGGTGACAGGTGACAGGTAACGGGTACCAACGGCGAGCCACGGGCTGGCTCCTCATCCATGCGCCGTTGCCGTCCGCGCCGCAGGCCCCGGCATACGCAGACGGGGGCGGGACGCGCCGTTGCCGTCCGCGCCGCAGGCGCCGGCGTACGTAGGCGGGGGCGTGAGCCCCCGTTCGCCGCTCCCCCTCCGACGCGCCCCGAAGGGGCCGCCGGATCATTGTACCACGGCGAGGGCGAACCCCACGACGCACACGGCCAGGATGAACCCCACCAGGGCCGCCGCGATGGCGATGGTGCGCCGGTACGGCGCGAGCCCCGCCAGCAGCCGCCAGACGCCTCGCAACTCCAGCGCCAGCGCCGCGAGCGCCGGCGGCATGAACAGCCACGGCAGCCATGCGGGCGAGGCTACGTTGTGCTGGCGCAGGCAGACGGCGATGAAGCCTGACCAGTCGCAATACCCGTCAGGCCGCGACACCAGCCAGGCGGCCACCGGCATCGGGACCACCAGCGGCCAGCACAGCGGCCACAGCTTCGCGGTGACCTCGCGAAAGCGCAGCGGCGCCTGCCCGAACAGGCGCGGGGCCCGGGCCAGTGACAGCCGCCACAGCACGCCCGCAGCCGGGAAGCACGCCATCCACAGCCAGGCCTGGGCGGCCGTGGAGAACCGCTCGTCAACCGCCACATAATACATGAAAGGCGCGCCCAGCGCCACCAGTCCCGGCAACGGGGCCAACGCGCGACGGTAGTAGGTGACCGTGTAGTACAGCCCGAGGCTCAGGCCGAGGGCCAGGTCCAGCGCGCAGGCGAGGGCGAAGGGTCGCATGAGGGGCATCGTTTCAACTCGCTGGCTCGTCACACCTGCCGCGGTTTTCGGGGGCGCAGGTGCCCCCGCCGCGTCTGACGAAACTGGGGCCCCGATGGAAAGCACAACGCCACAGACCACGCCCGCTACAGCCGCCTTGCCACGCACCAGCTCACGTGTCGAGATGCTCGGCCTCCTGGCCGGCCTGGCCATCTTCGCCCTCGGCCAGATCATCCTGCGCCACCTGTACATTGACGACGCCTGGATCTCGTTCCGCTATGCACGGCACTGGGGCGAGGGCCTCGGCCCCGTCTACAACGTGGACGGCACCCACGTCGAAGGTTATACGAACTTCCTGTGGGTGGCGCTCCTAGCGGGGCTGCATCGCCTGGGGCTGCCGGTGCCCGAGACCGCCAAGGTCCTTGGAGGGCTGCTCGGTGCCGGGGCGATCGTCTTGCTCTGGGGCCTGCCACGGCGCGTCGGCTTGCCCCAGCGGCTGCCGGCCACGGCGCTGCTCGTGGGCCTGTCCGGCCTGATGGCCACGGCCTGCGCCCAGGGCCTGGAGACGGCGCTCCTGATCTTCCTGCTGGTCCTGTTGGTGACGGTGCTGCCGGGCGAGGCGGAGACACGGGTCGCCTGGCGCAGCGCGCTGGTGCTATTGGCGCTGGCGCTGACGCGGCCCGACGGCCTGCTCTGCCTGCCCGTGGCGGTCCTCGTGCTGCTCCTGCTGGCGATCGCTCGGCCCGAGCGCCGCAAGGCGCTGCTGGGCAACGCCGCGCTCTTGCTGGTGGTGGTAGGCGCGGGAGTCGCGGCACACATGCTGTGGCGCCACGCCTTCTACGGGGACTGGCTCCCCAACACCTTCTACGCCAAGGCCGGCCCGGTGACGGCGCGCACGCTGCCGGGCATGATACTGACCGGCCTGAGCCACTGGGTCGCGGGCTTCTGGGGCGATGTGGGCGGTGTGGTCATTCTGTGCTGGGCGTTGGCGGCGGTGTTCATGGGCGGGCGCGAGTGGCCGTGGCTGGCGCTGGCGGCGGGGCTGCTCCTGGCGCGGATGCTGTTCGTGGCGGTGTTCGGAGAGGCCTACATGGGGCATTGGCGCTTCATGCTGCCGACGCTGGTGCTGGCGCTGTGCCTGGTGGAGCTGTCGGTCCAGCGCATGCTCAGCCTGGCCGGCGGCGCACGGGCCCTCCAGCGTGGCCTGCTCGCCCTGCTGGTGCTATATGGGCTGTTCAGCGGCTATCGCTTCATGGCCGAGATGCGGGGCGGCCTGGTCTCGGTGGCCGAGAGCGCGACGCACGAGCAGATGGGGGCGTGGCTGCAGCAGCATGCCCAGCCCGGTGACGGCCTGGCCATGTTCGACGCCGGTATGGTGCCGTACAAGTCACCCAACATGCGCGTCATAGACACCGGGGGCCTCAACGACCGCACCCTGGCGCGCCTGCC
This region of bacterium genomic DNA includes:
- a CDS encoding aspartate aminotransferase family protein, with product MSKYNIPGPQSAAFLQMSEQYEKGCTSGQSPIVWDSAEGCIVRDVDGNEYIDWTSGVLVTNIGHCHPKHVKAIQDQVARLMCPYDYRTPVRSELAKRLVESMPACARNLDSAFLLTTGSEATEAAMRVAKRATGRHEMISFWGGFHGRTWGAMSMAGKQGTKKQWGPLMPGTLYSPYAYCYRCPFGMTCDKCDHFCATWLDHIVATESTGDVAALILEPYQGGAGFIFPPDGWLTRVQEWCRAHEVLFIVDEVQASFGRTGQMYCIEHEGLSPNILCLGKGIGSGIPTAATMFESGLLEGVGEMSSTSGGNPVSCAAAVAVLDIIAEENLLENCRTVGAYMLGRLQQMVEKFDVCGDARGKGLVMGLEFVKDKQSKEPAGDLCQHICDALVANGVVCGRVGWWGQVIRVAPPLVVTMEQAEQSCDALEKTLAEL